A genome region from Anopheles stephensi strain Indian chromosome 2, UCI_ANSTEP_V1.0, whole genome shotgun sequence includes the following:
- the LOC118507700 gene encoding uncharacterized protein LOC118507700 has product MESYKIQNPGLYDQALSAFDSPLPDSNTHLQQKPAFGYCCSMPSRAPWTTVSCMEHLENEIRSGNKYKVPTPFYSPPIELIATIPCKTFPLQHSPYVIQPQNEPHSYHSFDETILQPVPDNPETVKPTSDSRDASGLRCKQCNKQSLKLPDYGKAV; this is encoded by the exons ATGGAATCGTATAAAATTCAGAATCCCGGGCTCTACGACCAAGCGTTGTCGGCTTTCGACAGCCCATTACCCGATAGCAACACGCATTTGCAACAGAAGCCAGCGTTTGGATACTGTTGCTCGATGCCATCACGGGCACCTTGGACGACGGTGTCTTGCATGGAG CATTTGGAGAATGAAATACGCAGCGGCAACAAGTACAAAGTCCCAACTCCATTCTATTCTCCACCAATCGAACTAATTGCCACAATTCCTTGCAAAACGTTCCCGCTCCAACACTCGCCGTATGTAATACAGCCTCAGAATGAACCGCATTCTTATCATTCGTTCGATGAGACAATCCTACAACCTGTGCCGGACAATCCAGAAACCGTTAAACCGACCAGTGATAGTCGGGATGCCTCCGGTTTACGCTGCAAACAGTGCAATAAACAGTCCTTAAAGTTACCGGACTACGGCAAAGCCGTTTga
- the LOC118507699 gene encoding PR domain zinc finger protein 1-like: MQANTIDIMASDQLSGAWNAIPYGYGDYSVPVTDWMTSPATNLESARPNSESTVQQNNFFQSMAGRDRLQRVTPQTSSPNPASDADPTENSYLHAVPYHYQHHHHLHQQTASHGSNQNVQQNHPQKQSQPMRKDSPDGARLVPYGYYTQPGRTLAPVAPGSPMPQPSLYPSPPGPVLTTAEESNYNSKQFGGMVYMNGNHVPASIGYTGYTDPSLTGLCSGPGGNEPYHQPYSVSSMGHYGESSPTFPGMGLATVESSFPALKYDAWNLEPSVIQPLMSPMEQPIAIKQEYISSAYHSPSPSTMASGSCVKMELLSDTSRSPPPGNTHLSEGMLPLHGSHPSSSSVLLATPSEKAPNIKPNVASVKKSTRKTNNYGDQFACVECARTFARQCGLTQHTKWHHSGEKPFRCLTCGKCFSEQIALDDHLERHTSTDKPYQCQLCPKAFFHKNDLRRHGFQHTGKAPHACRYCSKTFARKDHRQSHEGSHERKMQRKERKAKNTSRMAVAGGEQQPQISSNPSNGTRLTI, encoded by the coding sequence ATGCAAGCCAACACGATCGACATTATGGCGAGTGACCAGCTCAGTGGTGCGTGGAACGCGATCCCGTACGGTTACGGTGATTACAGTGTTCCGGTGACGGATTGGATGACATCCCCAGCGACGAATCTGGAAAGTGCTCGCCCCAACAGTGAATCGACGGTGCAGCAAAACAATTTCTTCCAATCGATGGCCGGCAGAGACCGGCTGCAGCGCGTCACTCCGCAAACTTCCTCGCCGAACCCAGCTTCCGACGCTGATCCTACCGAAAACAGTTACCTTCACGCGGTACCGTACCATTatcagcatcaccatcatcttcACCAGCAGACAGCGAGCCATGGTTCAAATCAGAACGTGCAACAAAATCACCCGCAGAAGCAATCACAACCGATGAGGAAGGATTCCCCAGACGGCGCACGATTGGTACCGTACGGGTATTACACCCAACCGGGACGTACATTGGCACCGGTTGCACCCGGATCTCCGATGCCGCAGCCAAGCTTATATCCTTCGCCACCGGGTCCGGTGCTTACCACCGCGGAAGAATCCAACTACAACAGTAAACAGTTCGGTGGTATGGTTTACATGAACGGTAACCATGTACCGGCATCGATCGGTTATACCGGCTATACCGATCCTTCGCTGACCGGCTTATGCAGTGGGCCAGGTGGCAACGAGCCTTACCACCAACCATACAGCGTGTCCTCCATGGGCCACTACGGCGAAAGTTCACCAACCTTCCCGGGCATGGGACTGGCAACGGTGGAGTCATCGTTTCCGGCACTAAAGTACGACGCTTGGAATTTGGAACCGTCCGTCATTCAACCGTTGATGTCGCCGATGGAACAGCCGATAGCGATCAAGCAGGAGTACATCTCGTCAGCCTACCACAGTCCGTCGCCGTCTACCATGGCCAGTGGAAGCTGCGTCAAGATGGAGCTTCTATCCGACACATCCCGATCGCCTCCTCCGGGGAATACTCACCTATCGGAAGGGATGCTGCCCCTGCACGGGTCCCACCCGTCTTCGTCCTCCGTCCTGCTAGCCACACCGAGCGAGAAGGCACCAAACATCAAACCGAACGTCGCGTCAGTGAAGAAATCTACGCGCAAAACCAACAATTACGGGGACCAGTTTGCCTGTGTCGAATGTGCGCGCACCTTCGCCCGGCAGTGCGGTCTCACCCAGCACACCAAGTGGCACCATTCGGGCGAAAAGCCATTCCGTTGCCTAACGTGCGGGAAGTGTTTTAGCGAGCAGATTGCACTGGACGATCATCTCGAGCGGCACACGAGCACCGACAAACCGTACCAGTGTCAGCTGTGCCCGAAAGCATTCTTCCACAAGAACGATCTGCGCCGGCACGGGTTCCAGCACACCGGCAAGGCGCCGCACGCGTGCCGCTACTGCTCGAAAACGTTCGCCCGGAAAGATCACCGCCAGAGCCACGAGGGTTCGCACGAGCGGAAAATGCAGCGCAAGGAGCGGAAAGCGAAGAACACATCGCGGATGGCTGTTGCCGGTGGTGAACAGCAGCCACAAATCTCGAGTAATCCGAGTAACGGAACACGGTTAACGATTTAG